A single window of Acidobacteriota bacterium DNA harbors:
- a CDS encoding aldolase/citrate lyase family protein codes for MRARIVIALVATVAAGALVVGQSPKRLNPMIELMAAKKPVFGLYAPANRRMGGGPPGAAPGSVVTPPVVMPQKTAAELAAEALANTNTDYIFDGTMEGNMARALPVFTDFVKGMAGTGAFLKSPAGAFTHPLVVKMHEIAPDPKAAAVSIGQQLNLGVSGIMFVSVESAAEAKAGIDAMRFKANGGTRSEDVGQAPALWGLSEKEYKAKADLWPLNPNGELVNWTIIESHEGLKNVREIAAVKGIGVLWPGAGTLRGMFSTVQPDKTRKLDEAAWEASIQKVLAACKEFGVACGYPANAGDIEMRMKQGFSVFVMGWGDAGFKAIEVGKKAAGR; via the coding sequence ATGCGTGCACGGATCGTGATTGCTTTGGTCGCTACGGTAGCTGCGGGAGCCCTGGTCGTTGGCCAGTCCCCCAAGCGGCTGAACCCCATGATTGAACTGATGGCCGCGAAGAAGCCGGTCTTCGGCCTCTATGCCCCGGCCAATCGCCGCATGGGCGGCGGCCCCCCGGGCGCCGCGCCGGGCAGCGTCGTGACGCCGCCGGTAGTGATGCCCCAGAAGACGGCGGCCGAGCTGGCCGCCGAGGCCCTGGCGAACACGAACACCGACTACATCTTCGACGGGACGATGGAAGGCAACATGGCGCGGGCGCTGCCGGTGTTCACCGACTTCGTCAAGGGCATGGCCGGCACCGGCGCGTTCCTGAAGTCGCCCGCCGGCGCGTTCACGCACCCGCTCGTGGTCAAGATGCACGAGATCGCGCCCGACCCGAAGGCCGCCGCGGTCAGCATCGGCCAGCAGCTCAATCTCGGCGTCAGCGGCATCATGTTCGTGTCGGTCGAAAGCGCCGCCGAAGCCAAGGCCGGCATCGACGCCATGCGCTTCAAGGCCAACGGCGGCACGCGCTCCGAGGATGTCGGCCAGGCGCCGGCGCTGTGGGGTCTGAGCGAGAAGGAGTACAAGGCCAAGGCCGACCTGTGGCCGCTCAACCCGAACGGCGAGCTCGTCAACTGGACCATCATCGAGAGCCATGAGGGCCTCAAGAACGTGCGCGAGATCGCGGCCGTCAAAGGCATCGGCGTGCTCTGGCCCGGCGCCGGCACGCTGCGCGGCATGTTCAGCACGGTGCAGCCAGACAAGACCCGCAAGCTCGACGAAGCGGCGTGGGAAGCGTCGATTCAGAAGGTGCTGGCGGCGTGCAAGGAGTTTGGCGTCGCGTGCGGCTACCCCGCCAACGCCGGCGACATCGAGATGCGCATGAAGCAGGGCTTCAGCGTGTTCGTCATGGGCTGGGGCGACGCCGGCTTCAAGGCGATTGAGGTCGGCAAGAAGGCGGCCGGCCGGTAG
- a CDS encoding TlpA disulfide reductase family protein, with translation MRMKATVLAVLLLAVVSVRGEQAVGSTAPAFSLKDLKGATVTMAQQAGKVVIVNFWATWCGPCKAEMPILMKLQQVHGQAGLVVLGVSMDEEGASVITPWLQKNKFVVDGKQTAMNFPILIGTPEVSTAFGEVEALPATFIIDRKGKIVLRHDGIVDFKDVDRTVKPLLAAK, from the coding sequence ATGAGGATGAAGGCGACCGTGTTGGCGGTGCTGTTGTTGGCGGTGGTGTCGGTCCGTGGCGAGCAGGCCGTGGGCAGCACCGCGCCGGCGTTTTCGCTGAAGGACCTCAAGGGCGCGACCGTCACCATGGCCCAACAGGCCGGCAAGGTGGTGATCGTCAACTTCTGGGCGACCTGGTGCGGCCCCTGCAAGGCCGAGATGCCGATCCTGATGAAGCTGCAGCAGGTGCACGGGCAGGCCGGGCTGGTGGTGCTTGGCGTGTCGATGGACGAAGAAGGTGCCAGCGTGATTACGCCCTGGCTGCAGAAGAACAAGTTCGTGGTTGACGGGAAACAGACGGCGATGAACTTCCCGATCCTGATTGGCACGCCCGAGGTGTCAACGGCCTTCGGCGAAGTCGAGGCCCTGCCGGCGACGTTCATCATCGACCGCAAGGGTAAAATCGTGCTGCGGCATGACGGCATCGTCGACTTCAAGGACGTCGACCGCACCGTCAAGCCGCTGCTCGCCGCGAAATAA
- a CDS encoding thioredoxin family protein, producing the protein MRTAIGLGTAALVAALWGGGLSAQAPGQRPGVAEVVVLPAALDVQPGSSARVAITVRLPEGFHMNSDKPRDPNLIPITVSMEAVPAVASATAAFPAAKDFIQEGEPIPLLVFEREFAIGVQFAIAADAAPGTHRVPLRVRYQACDEKQCFLPITASLDLNLSVSGTAAAVAPPAAIASLDFTNAAAVPIVAPRPLTPAATVPATPTDAMAMLDNFNVGGTDGGYLAAAAFTKFVQDAEAGIAQKGLFEGRGPLAILLIVFIGGLALNLTPCVLPMIPVNLAIIGAGSQGGSRSRGLLLGSVYGTAMALVYGVLGLIVILSAQTFGTINASPWFNLGIAVLFVGLALAMFDVFEIDFSKYSANVGTGSSRGSVTLAFTMGGVAALLAGACVAPVVIQVVLFSTNLYATGTVAALALPFVLGLGMAAPWPFAGAGISALPKPGAWMVRVKQGFGVIILLTAAYYGYTAYGIFRDRAVDPAQVSSSVDAMLKDGWHADLAEGLAVAQREGKPVLIDMWATWCKNCLTMDKTTLVDPSVKAALDGFVKIKFQAEVPDESPAREVMQRFGAVGLPTYVVLTPKSQESR; encoded by the coding sequence ATGCGAACTGCGATTGGACTCGGGACAGCTGCGCTTGTCGCCGCCCTCTGGGGCGGGGGCCTGTCGGCGCAGGCGCCCGGCCAGCGTCCCGGTGTGGCCGAGGTGGTGGTGTTGCCCGCCGCCCTCGACGTCCAGCCCGGCAGTTCCGCGCGGGTCGCGATCACGGTTCGGCTGCCCGAGGGGTTCCACATGAACTCCGACAAGCCGCGCGATCCCAACCTGATCCCGATCACGGTCTCGATGGAAGCCGTGCCCGCCGTGGCGTCCGCCACGGCCGCGTTCCCAGCAGCCAAGGACTTTATCCAGGAAGGCGAGCCCATTCCGCTGCTCGTGTTCGAACGCGAGTTCGCCATCGGCGTGCAATTCGCGATCGCGGCCGACGCCGCCCCGGGGACGCACCGCGTGCCACTGCGCGTGCGCTACCAGGCGTGCGACGAGAAGCAGTGCTTCCTGCCGATCACCGCGTCGCTTGATCTGAACCTGTCGGTGTCGGGCACGGCCGCGGCCGTCGCGCCGCCCGCCGCAATCGCGTCGCTCGACTTCACGAATGCCGCCGCGGTCCCGATTGTCGCGCCGAGGCCCTTGACGCCCGCGGCCACGGTGCCGGCGACACCCACCGATGCCATGGCGATGCTCGACAACTTCAACGTTGGCGGCACCGACGGCGGGTATCTCGCGGCCGCCGCCTTTACCAAGTTCGTGCAGGACGCGGAGGCCGGCATCGCGCAGAAGGGGTTGTTCGAAGGGCGCGGACCGCTCGCGATCCTGTTGATCGTGTTTATCGGCGGTCTTGCCCTGAACCTCACGCCGTGCGTGCTGCCGATGATCCCGGTCAACCTGGCCATTATCGGCGCCGGCTCGCAGGGCGGTTCGCGCTCGCGCGGCCTGCTGCTCGGCAGCGTCTACGGCACTGCCATGGCCCTCGTCTACGGCGTCTTGGGGCTGATTGTGATCCTGTCGGCGCAGACCTTCGGCACGATCAACGCCTCGCCGTGGTTCAACCTGGGCATTGCCGTGCTGTTCGTGGGGCTGGCGCTGGCGATGTTCGACGTGTTCGAGATCGACTTCTCCAAGTACTCGGCCAACGTGGGTACCGGCTCGAGCCGCGGCTCGGTGACGCTGGCCTTCACCATGGGCGGCGTGGCCGCGCTGCTGGCGGGCGCGTGCGTCGCGCCGGTGGTCATCCAGGTGGTGCTGTTCTCGACCAATCTCTACGCGACCGGAACTGTCGCCGCCCTGGCGCTGCCGTTCGTGCTGGGACTTGGCATGGCCGCGCCGTGGCCGTTTGCCGGCGCCGGCATCAGCGCGTTGCCCAAGCCGGGCGCGTGGATGGTGCGCGTGAAGCAGGGGTTTGGCGTCATCATCCTGTTGACCGCGGCGTACTACGGCTACACCGCGTATGGCATCTTCCGCGATCGCGCGGTCGATCCGGCGCAGGTCTCGTCGAGCGTGGACGCCATGCTCAAGGACGGCTGGCACGCCGATCTCGCCGAGGGCCTGGCCGTGGCCCAGCGCGAAGGCAAGCCCGTGCTGATCGACATGTGGGCGACGTGGTGCAAGAACTGCCTGACCATGGACAAGACGACGCTGGTCGATCCGTCGGTCAAGGCGGCGCTCGACGGCTTCGTGAAGATCAAGTTCCAGGCCGAAGTGCCGGACGAGTCGCCGGCCAGAGAAGTGATGCAGCGATTTGGCGCGGTCGGCTTGCCGACCTACGTGGTGTTGACCCCGAAGAGCCAGGAGTCTCGATGA
- a CDS encoding ankyrin repeat domain-containing protein yields MKKLATFVTILGLVATLQAASNAPIADAAMAKDAATVKKLLKEGVDVNAAQGDGMTALHWAALNGDAELASMLLYAGANVGAKTRLGGFTPLHLAAQIGHASVIAPLIAAGSAVGATTATGATALMQASHAGSTESVRMLIENGAGLDVTETANGQTALMFAAAADRVDVVKLLLSRGADVAITSRVEDFAALTTVADVDQNGVPRPAPVQGPGPVIPGVTRGFNYNELIGKHGGLAALHFAARQGALSTVGALVEGGANINQRGAGDKTTPILVAAINGHFDTVSYLLDHGADPNLASEGGVTPLYAVVNVQWQPRSFYPQPRAYLQQKMGYLELMTKLLDKGADPNARTNRNTWFTQYNFDLLRTDDSGASPFWRAAYASDIAAMKLLIARGADPNIPTMKPAGGRDFQGGTRSGDANAAPPRPNLPVGGPGTPPLVAAAGAGYSEGFAGNAHRFAPTGMLAAVKYLVEEVGVDVNAEDEDGSTAVHNAASRGDNEMILYLVSKGADVKVVNRRGQTTVDLANGPVQRTQPYPETIKLLEGLGAKNNNRCVSC; encoded by the coding sequence ATGAAGAAACTCGCCACCTTCGTCACCATCCTCGGCCTCGTCGCCACCCTGCAGGCCGCCTCCAATGCGCCGATCGCTGATGCGGCCATGGCGAAGGACGCCGCCACGGTTAAGAAGCTCCTTAAGGAAGGCGTGGACGTCAACGCCGCGCAGGGCGATGGCATGACCGCGCTGCACTGGGCCGCGCTCAACGGCGATGCGGAGCTGGCGTCGATGCTGCTCTATGCCGGTGCCAACGTCGGCGCCAAGACCCGGTTGGGCGGGTTCACCCCGCTCCACCTGGCCGCGCAGATCGGCCATGCCTCGGTGATCGCCCCGCTGATTGCTGCTGGCTCCGCAGTCGGCGCCACGACAGCGACCGGCGCCACCGCGCTGATGCAGGCGTCACATGCCGGCAGCACCGAGTCGGTGCGGATGCTGATCGAGAACGGCGCCGGGCTGGACGTCACGGAAACCGCCAACGGCCAGACCGCGCTGATGTTCGCCGCGGCCGCCGACCGTGTGGACGTGGTCAAGCTGCTGCTGTCGCGCGGCGCCGATGTGGCCATCACCTCGCGGGTTGAAGATTTTGCGGCGCTGACGACGGTCGCCGACGTCGACCAGAACGGCGTGCCGCGGCCGGCGCCGGTGCAGGGGCCCGGTCCGGTCATTCCCGGCGTCACCCGCGGCTTCAACTACAACGAGCTGATCGGCAAGCACGGCGGGCTGGCGGCGCTGCACTTCGCCGCGCGGCAGGGCGCGCTGAGCACGGTTGGGGCGCTCGTCGAGGGCGGCGCGAACATCAACCAGCGCGGCGCCGGCGACAAGACCACGCCCATCCTGGTGGCGGCGATCAACGGCCACTTCGACACGGTGAGCTACCTGCTCGACCACGGCGCCGACCCGAACCTGGCCAGCGAAGGCGGCGTGACGCCGCTCTACGCCGTGGTCAACGTCCAGTGGCAGCCGCGATCGTTCTACCCGCAGCCGCGCGCCTACCTGCAGCAGAAGATGGGCTATCTCGAGCTGATGACCAAGCTGCTCGACAAGGGCGCCGATCCCAACGCGCGCACCAATCGCAACACCTGGTTTACGCAGTACAACTTCGATCTCCTGCGGACGGACGATTCCGGCGCGAGCCCGTTCTGGCGTGCGGCCTACGCCAGCGACATCGCGGCCATGAAGCTGTTGATTGCGCGCGGCGCCGATCCGAACATCCCGACCATGAAGCCCGCCGGCGGCCGCGACTTCCAGGGCGGCACCCGCAGCGGCGATGCCAATGCCGCGCCCCCGCGTCCCAACCTGCCGGTGGGTGGCCCCGGCACGCCGCCCCTGGTGGCCGCGGCCGGCGCCGGCTACAGCGAGGGCTTTGCTGGCAACGCCCACCGCTTCGCGCCGACCGGCATGCTGGCGGCCGTGAAGTACCTGGTGGAAGAAGTCGGCGTGGACGTGAATGCCGAAGATGAAGACGGCAGCACCGCCGTCCACAACGCCGCTTCTCGGGGCGACAACGAGATGATCCTGTACCTGGTGTCGAAGGGCGCGGATGTGAAGGTGGTCAACCGCCGCGGCCAGACGACGGTGGATTTGGCGAACGGGCCCGTCCAGCGCACCCAGCCCTATCCCGAGACCATCAAGTTGCTCGAGGGTTTGGGCGCCAAGAACAACAACCGCTGCGTTTCCTGCTAG
- a CDS encoding DUF1552 domain-containing protein, whose protein sequence is MNVITNKRLARRTVLKGLGAAIALPMLDAMMPARAAAQTRKVRLVAMEMVHGSAGSTAFGIQKNLWAPAATGSAFDLSPTSMAPLEPWRDYLTIVSNTDVRNAEAFNPPEIGGDHFRSAAVFLTQAHPRQTQGSDLRAGTSLDQMFAQKFGQETPLPSMQLCVENVDQAGGCFYGYSCAYTDSISWASPSEPLPMVRDPRAVFDQLFGIGATPEARTARRRRDRSILDWVTQSTNQLKSTLGPADQARLSDYLDDVREIERRIQKVEAQNASGDERTMPGAPIGVPDSYDEHVKLMFDMQVVAFASDVTRITAFKLSRDVSNRVYPETGVNTGFHIASHHQDRDDRILELAKINKYHVSLVPYFLKKLKETPDGDSNLLENSLIIYGSPMGNSNVHNHKRCPLFFAGHAGGALKGNLHIKAADGTPMANAMLAAMRGIGLEMDSFGDSSGVMDLNAAPAPTAL, encoded by the coding sequence ATGAATGTCATCACGAATAAGCGTCTTGCTCGCCGTACCGTCCTGAAGGGCCTGGGTGCCGCAATCGCCCTGCCCATGCTCGACGCCATGATGCCGGCCCGTGCCGCCGCGCAAACGCGCAAGGTCCGCCTGGTTGCCATGGAAATGGTGCATGGCTCGGCGGGGAGCACGGCCTTCGGCATCCAGAAGAACTTGTGGGCGCCGGCGGCCACCGGGTCGGCGTTCGACCTGAGCCCGACCAGCATGGCGCCGCTCGAACCGTGGCGTGATTACCTCACCATTGTCAGCAACACCGACGTGCGCAACGCCGAGGCGTTCAATCCGCCCGAGATCGGCGGCGATCACTTCCGCTCGGCGGCCGTGTTCCTGACGCAGGCGCACCCGCGACAGACCCAGGGCTCGGACCTGCGGGCCGGCACTTCGCTCGATCAGATGTTTGCGCAGAAGTTCGGCCAGGAAACGCCGTTGCCGTCGATGCAGTTGTGCGTCGAGAACGTCGACCAGGCCGGGGGCTGCTTCTACGGCTACTCGTGCGCCTACACCGACTCGATCAGCTGGGCGTCGCCGAGCGAGCCGCTGCCGATGGTTCGCGATCCGCGGGCGGTGTTCGATCAGCTGTTCGGCATTGGCGCCACGCCCGAGGCGCGCACCGCGCGCCGGCGCCGCGACCGCAGCATCCTCGACTGGGTCACCCAGTCGACCAACCAGCTGAAGAGCACCCTTGGTCCCGCCGACCAGGCGCGGCTCAGCGACTACCTGGACGATGTGCGCGAGATCGAACGGCGCATCCAGAAGGTCGAGGCCCAGAACGCGAGCGGTGACGAGCGCACCATGCCGGGCGCGCCGATCGGCGTGCCGGACTCCTATGACGAGCACGTCAAGCTGATGTTCGACATGCAGGTCGTGGCGTTCGCCTCGGACGTGACCCGCATCACCGCGTTCAAGTTGAGCCGCGACGTCTCGAACCGCGTCTACCCGGAAACCGGCGTCAACACCGGCTTCCACATCGCCTCGCACCACCAGGATCGCGACGATCGCATCCTGGAACTGGCCAAGATCAACAAGTACCACGTCAGCCTGGTGCCGTATTTCCTGAAGAAACTGAAGGAGACGCCCGACGGCGACAGCAACCTGCTGGAGAACTCGCTCATCATCTATGGCTCGCCGATGGGCAACTCGAACGTGCACAACCACAAGCGCTGCCCGCTGTTCTTCGCCGGCCACGCCGGCGGCGCGCTGAAGGGCAACCTGCACATCAAGGCCGCCGACGGCACGCCCATGGCCAACGCCATGCTGGCGGCCATGCGCGGCATCGGCCTGGAGATGGATTCGTTCGGCGACAGCTCGGGCGTGATGGATTTGAACGCCGCCCCCGCGCCGACGGCCCTTTAG
- a CDS encoding DUF1592 domain-containing protein — protein MKRLIIAVLVAALPSLHIAVTAERDSGQAPAAPAATAPAKPAAPAPAAAPKPVASHAPVVPVFGAAEQNAMVKQYCVACHSDRGKAGGLTLAAFDAGQAADDVVLTEKIIRKLRAQMMPPAGARRPAAGQILALAAALETRVDRAAALNPNPGSRPFQRLNRAEYARAVKDLLDVDIDVASLLPADTISNGFDNVADAQSFSPTLMESYLRAAARVTALAIGDPEAAATETNYRVPKTASQLARVEGAPFGTRGGVSVPHTFPADGDYVFKVELHSNACGVLFGGPNEGETVEVSVNGERKAIMKIDPRMAETTTGLSLKTPPIAVKAGVQRVTAAFVQRFEGPVNDLVAPIDHTLADTQIGVAIGITTLPHVKDFSIVGPYNVTGISDTASRRKVFSCRPTSAADEATCATRIVRTLATQAFRGNVAERDLSSLMKFYQDGRKEGDFEYAIGGAIEAILASPQFLFKLESTPATLKAGQSFRLNDGELASRLSYFIWGAAPDAELAKLAAQGRLSVPGVYEKQIARLVADPRSEALSTRFARQWLRLGDVEGVLPDAVAYPYFDRTLGDAFVTESELFFDSIVREDRSVLDLLTADYSFVNERIARHYGIPNVAGNAFRRVTLPAERRGILTHGSVLVLTSVADRTSPVMRGKWVMEVMMGSPPPPPPPNVPALEETKGDVSGKVLTVRERMEEHRKNPQCTSCHRVIDPLGLALENFDATGKWRIKDSGMPVDPSGTLYDGTPMNGAAGLRAALLKHQEVFLLSFTENLMTYALGRRIEAPDMWAVRQLVREAAKRDYKMSAFVKAVATSPLFTRGSAAEPATTAVAAVP, from the coding sequence ATGAAGCGATTGATCATCGCGGTGCTTGTCGCCGCGCTTCCCAGTCTCCATATTGCTGTCACCGCCGAGCGAGATAGCGGGCAGGCTCCCGCTGCGCCCGCCGCGACAGCGCCCGCCAAGCCAGCCGCTCCGGCACCTGCCGCGGCACCGAAGCCGGTGGCGTCGCATGCGCCGGTGGTGCCTGTCTTCGGCGCTGCCGAGCAGAACGCCATGGTCAAGCAGTACTGCGTGGCCTGCCACAGCGATCGCGGCAAGGCCGGCGGGCTGACGCTGGCGGCGTTCGATGCGGGCCAGGCGGCTGACGATGTGGTGCTCACGGAGAAGATCATTCGCAAGCTGCGCGCGCAGATGATGCCGCCGGCCGGCGCCCGGCGGCCCGCGGCCGGCCAGATTCTCGCGCTGGCCGCCGCGCTCGAGACGCGCGTTGACCGCGCCGCCGCACTCAACCCCAATCCCGGCTCGCGTCCGTTCCAGCGGTTGAACCGTGCCGAGTACGCGCGCGCGGTGAAGGACCTCCTCGACGTCGACATCGATGTGGCCAGCCTGCTGCCCGCCGACACCATCAGCAACGGCTTCGACAACGTCGCCGACGCGCAGTCGTTCTCGCCGACGCTGATGGAAAGCTACCTGCGCGCCGCGGCCCGCGTTACGGCCCTGGCCATCGGCGATCCCGAGGCGGCCGCGACGGAAACCAATTACCGTGTCCCGAAGACCGCGTCGCAGCTGGCGCGCGTCGAGGGCGCGCCGTTCGGCACGCGCGGCGGCGTGTCGGTGCCGCACACGTTCCCGGCCGACGGCGACTACGTGTTCAAGGTGGAGCTGCACAGCAACGCGTGTGGCGTCCTGTTCGGCGGCCCCAACGAAGGCGAAACCGTGGAAGTGTCGGTGAACGGCGAGCGCAAGGCGATCATGAAGATCGATCCGCGCATGGCCGAGACCACGACCGGCCTGTCGCTGAAGACGCCGCCGATTGCCGTCAAGGCCGGCGTGCAGCGCGTGACCGCGGCCTTCGTTCAGCGCTTCGAGGGGCCCGTCAACGACCTGGTCGCGCCGATCGATCACACGCTCGCCGACACGCAGATCGGCGTCGCCATCGGCATCACCACTCTCCCGCACGTCAAGGACTTCAGCATCGTCGGTCCCTACAACGTCACGGGCATTTCCGACACGGCCAGCCGGCGCAAGGTGTTCTCGTGCCGGCCGACCTCGGCCGCGGACGAGGCCACGTGCGCCACCCGGATTGTGCGGACGCTGGCGACGCAGGCCTTTCGCGGCAACGTGGCCGAGCGCGACCTCTCCTCGTTGATGAAGTTTTACCAGGATGGCCGCAAGGAAGGCGATTTCGAATACGCCATCGGCGGCGCCATTGAAGCGATCCTCGCCAGCCCGCAGTTCCTGTTCAAGCTCGAAAGCACGCCGGCGACGTTGAAGGCGGGGCAGTCGTTCCGCCTGAATGACGGCGAACTGGCGTCGCGGCTGTCGTACTTCATCTGGGGCGCCGCGCCCGATGCCGAGCTGGCGAAGCTGGCGGCGCAGGGCCGCCTGAGCGTGCCCGGGGTTTACGAGAAGCAGATCGCCCGGCTGGTGGCGGATCCGCGGTCCGAAGCGTTGTCGACGCGGTTTGCCCGCCAGTGGCTGCGCCTGGGGGACGTGGAAGGCGTGCTGCCCGACGCGGTGGCCTATCCCTATTTCGATCGCACGCTGGGCGATGCCTTCGTCACGGAATCCGAACTCTTCTTCGACAGCATCGTGCGCGAGGACCGCAGCGTGCTGGATCTGCTGACGGCGGACTACTCGTTCGTCAACGAACGGATTGCCCGGCACTACGGCATTCCCAACGTCGCCGGCAACGCGTTTCGCCGGGTGACCCTGCCGGCCGAGCGCCGCGGCATCCTGACGCACGGCAGCGTGCTGGTGCTGACGTCGGTGGCGGATCGCACGTCGCCGGTGATGCGCGGCAAGTGGGTGATGGAAGTGATGATGGGCTCGCCGCCGCCCCCGCCGCCGCCCAACGTGCCGGCGCTCGAGGAGACCAAGGGCGATGTCTCTGGCAAGGTGCTGACCGTGCGCGAGCGCATGGAAGAGCACCGCAAGAACCCGCAGTGCACCTCGTGCCACCGCGTGATCGACCCGCTGGGGCTGGCGCTCGAGAACTTCGACGCGACCGGCAAGTGGCGGATCAAGGACAGCGGCATGCCGGTGGACCCGAGCGGCACGCTCTACGACGGCACGCCCATGAACGGCGCCGCCGGCCTGCGCGCGGCGTTGCTGAAGCACCAGGAAGTGTTCCTCCTGAGCTTCACCGAGAACCTGATGACCTATGCGCTCGGTCGCCGGATCGAGGCACCCGACATGTGGGCGGTGCGCCAGTTGGTGCGCGAGGCCGCCAAGCGTGACTACAAGATGTCGGCCTTCGTAAAGGCCGTGGCGACCAGTCCGTTGTTCACGAGGGGCAGCGCCGCCGAACCCGCCACGACCGCCGTGGCCGCAGTACCGTGA
- a CDS encoding aldolase/citrate lyase family protein: MNAFIRTGIITVAAVVTASAAHAQVIPLWSQGKVAFGVYAPSEAERGKPPVYTPDGAAKVAANPLYDYVFLNLEGAYDAAAVKAYGTGLRKASQKTLIVRIPPISRDGADVTRARVKEILDAGADGVTIPHIRDIEEAKLALSFFAAAKADVWSPANPQGTKLAMLMLEDPKAIGQRAEIANLPNLSVLACGIGSLAQAIGGDRESARAGAEAGTQQVLVETKRVKIANMLTANAKDVETRVKEGFLALLMNGPQADEAIKIGRAAAGR; encoded by the coding sequence ATGAACGCTTTCATTCGCACTGGCATCATCACCGTGGCCGCCGTTGTAACCGCATCCGCGGCGCACGCGCAGGTCATCCCGCTCTGGTCGCAAGGCAAGGTCGCCTTCGGCGTCTACGCGCCGAGCGAAGCGGAGCGCGGCAAGCCGCCGGTCTACACGCCCGATGGCGCGGCGAAGGTGGCCGCGAACCCGTTGTATGACTATGTGTTCCTGAATCTCGAAGGCGCGTACGATGCTGCCGCCGTGAAGGCCTACGGCACCGGTCTCAGGAAGGCCAGCCAGAAGACCCTGATCGTCCGGATCCCGCCCATTTCCAGGGACGGCGCGGACGTGACGCGCGCCCGCGTGAAGGAGATTCTTGATGCCGGCGCTGACGGCGTGACTATTCCGCACATCCGCGACATCGAGGAGGCGAAGCTCGCGCTCAGCTTCTTCGCCGCGGCCAAGGCCGACGTTTGGTCGCCCGCTAATCCCCAGGGCACCAAGCTCGCCATGCTGATGCTCGAGGATCCGAAGGCTATTGGTCAGCGTGCCGAGATCGCCAACTTGCCCAACCTGAGCGTCCTCGCCTGCGGTATCGGCAGCCTGGCGCAAGCCATCGGCGGCGATCGCGAGTCCGCGCGGGCCGGCGCCGAAGCCGGCACGCAACAGGTGCTGGTGGAGACCAAGCGCGTGAAGATCGCCAACATGCTCACGGCCAACGCGAAGGATGTTGAAACCCGCGTGAAGGAAGGCTTCCTGGCGTTGTTGATGAACGGCCCTCAGGCCGACGAGGCGATCAAGATCGGGCGCGCGGCCGCGGGACGATAG
- a CDS encoding gluconate 2-dehydrogenase subunit 3 family protein produces MADEKKSGVSRRDLLKRAGMAGAAMTMPIAPVTGDSAPAAPHKGGPYEEALQSALRREPIENLTASEADLLEVICSRIIPSDENGPGAREARAAHYIDRALGGALAASKPAYSAGFAALDRYARSSRGKPFLELSERDMDSVLIDVETGAATGFTGSPAAFFAMVRTHTLQGTFGDPYYGGNANFVGWDLLGYPGVRTNVSADDQRLGVKLTPNHQSAYDNAMFTKAVARNGPPEGGRHIAEGKKHGH; encoded by the coding sequence ATGGCTGATGAGAAGAAGTCGGGAGTATCTCGGCGCGATCTGTTGAAGCGGGCGGGCATGGCGGGCGCGGCGATGACTATGCCGATCGCGCCGGTCACCGGCGACTCGGCGCCTGCGGCCCCCCATAAAGGGGGGCCCTACGAGGAAGCCCTGCAATCGGCGTTGCGGCGAGAGCCCATCGAGAATCTCACGGCATCTGAGGCCGATCTGCTCGAGGTGATCTGTTCGCGGATCATCCCCTCTGACGAGAACGGTCCTGGCGCGCGCGAAGCGCGGGCGGCGCATTACATCGATCGTGCGCTCGGCGGCGCGCTCGCGGCATCCAAGCCGGCCTACTCCGCGGGCTTCGCGGCCCTCGACCGCTACGCCCGCTCGTCGCGCGGCAAACCGTTCCTCGAGTTGTCCGAGCGCGACATGGACTCGGTGCTGATCGACGTCGAAACCGGCGCGGCCACCGGCTTCACCGGCAGCCCGGCGGCGTTCTTCGCCATGGTCCGCACTCACACGCTGCAAGGCACATTCGGTGATCCGTATTACGGCGGCAATGCCAACTTCGTCGGCTGGGACCTGCTGGGCTACCCCGGCGTGCGCACAAACGTGTCGGCTGACGATCAGCGGCTCGGCGTGAAGCTCACGCCCAATCACCAGTCGGCATACGACAACGCCATGTTCACCAAGGCGGTGGCGCGGAATGGTCCGCCTGAAGGCGGACGCCACATTGCCGAGGGCAAGAAGCATGGCCACTAA